The following coding sequences are from one Mytilus trossulus isolate FHL-02 chromosome 8, PNRI_Mtr1.1.1.hap1, whole genome shotgun sequence window:
- the LOC134681106 gene encoding sodium/calcium exchanger regulatory protein 1-like isoform X2 produces MAIFNGNWEIFFSENFNEYMIAIGVPDDRRQQAMQTLGDSSKMTYKISNDGNDWTFGVTTSAGSRDIKFTLGTEIDTTTLDGRPLKALYTLEGNNLTEKQTGPDFESVNVRTVDGDTMTMVMTGNGVSCTRKYKKI; encoded by the exons ATGGCAATATTTAACGGAAACTGGGAAATATTTTTCAGtgaaaattttaatgaatatatgATTGCCATTG GTGTCCCGGATGACAGGCGACAGCAGGCCATGCAGACATTGGGAGATTCCTctaaaatgacatataaaatatCTAACGACGGCAATGATTGGACGTTTGGAGTGACAACGTCAGCAGGATCTAGAGATATCAAATTTACATTGGGAACAGAAATAGATACAACAACTTTAGACGGGAGACCACTTAAG GCTTTGTATACACTGGAGGGAAACAACCTGACAGAAAAACAAACGGGACCAGATTTTGAATCTGTTAATGTTCGGACTGTTGACGGAGATACAATGACTATG GTGATGACCGGAAATGGAGTTAGCTGCACCCGGAAGTACAAGAAAATTTGA
- the LOC134681974 gene encoding uncharacterized protein LOC134681974 produces the protein MDRTRVLSELESQGYSIVTDVLTHEECNQYINQYKEWLSRFGDERPYQEESLTHQFRVAHADPTWNVRLKSKPVFESIWQTENLLSSMDGVAIAEPPELGRSSFCNPDFFWLHTDQGSWRDGLHAYQGAVYLEETSETDFCFRVLENSVQFHKEFYEHFPSAKKKSAGEDFYILSKEEIDWFISKGCEMKKVPVPKGGMVLWDSRTIHDNIAPTRGRPNSDRWRFVVLVCMVPAIWSTPKDVELKTEAYNEMAATAHWPAQGVWLFQKTSERNKTNQFTHLEMIQEQPGVAKGKDVLRLVGMEKYDTEENNEVISKRPKWNILFDSDEWRNRRTHQN, from the exons ATGGATAG GACACGTGTTTTGTCAGAGCTTGAAAGCCAAGGCTACAGTATTGTCACCGACGTACTAACTCACGAGGAATGTAACCAGTATATAAACCAATACAAGGAATGGCTCAGTAGATTCGGCGATGAACGGCCTTATCAGGAGGAATCGCTAACTCATCAGTTCAGGGTAGCACATGCTGACCCTACATGGAATGTCAGGCTCAAGTCAAAACCAGTGTTTGAGTCTATTTGGCAAACAGAGAATTTGTTGAGTAGTATGGACGGGGTAGCGATTGCGGAGCCACCAGAACTAG GACGATCGTCTTTTTGCAATCCTGACTTCTTTTGGTTACACACTGATCAAGGCTCTTGGAGAGATGGATTGCATGCATATCAAGGAGCCGTCTATCTTGAAGAAACATCAGAAACAGATTTCTGCTTTAGAGTGTTGGAAAATTCAGTTCAGTTTCACAAAGAATTTTATGAACACTTTCCTTCtgcgaaaaaaaaatctgcaggcgaagatttttatattctttcaaAAGAAGAAATCGATTGGTTTATATCTAAAGGAtgtgaaatgaaaaaagttCCGGTACCAAAGGGGGGAATGGTATTATGGGATTCTAGAACAATACACGATAATATAGCCCCAACGAGAGGTCGGCCAAACTCTGACAGATGGCGGTTCGTTGTATTAGTGTGCATGGTTCCAGCAATATGGAGTACACCAAAGGACGTTGAGTTAAAAACAGAAGCTTACAATGAAATGGCAGCGACAGCACATTGGCCGGCACAAGGAGTATGGCTTTTTCAGAAAACATCcgaaagaaataaaacaaatcagttTACTCATCTAGAAATGATTCAAGAACAACCAGGTGTCGCCAAAGGCAAAGATGTTTTAAGGTTAGTTGGTATGGAAAAGTATGATACTGAGGAAAATAACGAAGTTATAtcaaagagaccaaaatggAACATTTTGTTTGATTCCGATGAATGGAGGAACAGAAGGACacaccaaaattaa
- the LOC134727746 gene encoding uncharacterized protein LOC134727746 yields the protein MNVKIVVDNLRMFRVNTMKTICIVCVIIIFLSSCRAKSKEEWKSRIIYQILTDRFAAEDEPIPCTDLRSYCGGTFRGIVEKLNYISGLGANAIWISPIVVNTPKGYHGYWAKDIYNFNEHFGTEEDFKYLLSECRKRDIWVMVDVVANHMGYTDGCCWNIDCDKQQLVNFTGFTPFNKSEDYHSLCEIMNWKNQTEVELCRLSKLPDLNQSNQYVRSTLLHWISELTKKYGIDGYRIDTVTEVAKDFWSEFQVAAGVFCLGEASSGNITYTAEYQGPLNSILNYPLYYTMKRVFTGNQSMKTLTATVDQEIMKFEDITVLGNFIDNHDVQRFLSISPSITILMNNLAYVLLSQGIPIIYYGTEQAFNGGNDPENREALWPYHNQTSTLYKFISQLSHFRRRSDLDFSSDQQTEVYASDDYIIFSRGDTHQVLKSQN from the exons ATGAATGTGAAGATAGTAGTTGACAACTTAAGAATGTTTAGGGTCAACACCATGAAGACAATATGCATAGTGTGTGTTATTATAATATTTCTGTCCTCGTGTCGCGCCAAATCTAAAGAGGAATGGAAATCAAGAATAATTTACCAG ATATTAACTGATAGGTTTGCAGCGGAGGATGAACCAATCCCGTGTACCGACCTTCGGAGTTATTGTGGAGGGACATTTCGAGGGATAGTGGAAAAATTAAACTACATATCTGGACTTG GCGCCAACGCAATATGGATATCTCCTATTGTTGTTAATACACCAAAGGGTTACCATGGTTACTGGGCTAAGGATATATACAACTTTAACGAACATTTTGGAACCGAGGAAGATTTTAAATATCTGTTATCTGAATGCCGTAAAAGAGATATATGGGTTATGGTTGATGT ggTGGCTAACCACATGGGATATACGGATGGTTGTTGTTGGAACATTGATTGTGACAAACAACAGCTGGTAAATTTTACTGGATTCACCCCATTTAATAAATCGGAGGATTATCACAGTCTCTGTGAAATAATGAACTGGAAAAACCAAACTGAG GTTGAATTGTGTCGTCTCTCCAAGCTTCCTGACCTAAATCAGTCAAACCAATATGTCAGATCTACCTTGCTACATTGGATAAGCGAGTTAACAAAGAAATATGGAATCGATGGTTACAGAATAGACACAGTAACAGAA gtGGCAAAAGACTTCTGGTCAGAATTCCAGGTAGCTGCTGGTGTTTTCTGCCTTGGGGAGGCTAGCAGTGGTAACATAACATACACAGCTGAGTACCAGGGTCCGTTAAACTCTATTCTCAACTACCCTCTCTACTACACGATGAAAAGGGTGTTTACAGGGAACCAGTCGATGAAAACTCTAACAGCGACAGTTGACCAAGAG ATAATGAAATTCGAAGATATAACAGTTCTAGGAAATTTTATAGATAACCATGACGTTCAAAGATTTCTCAGTATATCACCAAGTATAACGATTTTAATGAATAACTTGGCATATGTCTTATTGTCACAG GGTATCCCTATAATTTATTATGGTACAGAGCAAGCTTTCAATGGTGGAAACGATCCAGAAAATAGAGAAGCTTTATGGCCATATCACAACCAAACCTCAACGTTATATAag tTTATTTCGCAACTGTCACACTTTAGAAGAAGATCTGATTTGGATTTTTCctcagaccaacagacagaggTGTATGCATCTgatgattatattatattttctcgCGGGGATACACACCAGGTATTGAAATCGCAAAATTAA